From Enterococcus mediterraneensis, the proteins below share one genomic window:
- the udk gene encoding uridine kinase, with the protein MTKNKPIIIGVTGGSGSGKTSVSRAIFNNFPDHSIMMLEQDSYYKDQSHLAFEERLNTNYDHPFAFDTDLLIEHLEKLLHYEAIEKPVYDYVAHTRSTATVIQEPKEVIILEGILILEDERLRDLMDIKIYVDTDDDIRIIRRIKRDMEERGRTLDSVIEQYLSVVKPMYHQFIEPTKRYADIIVPEGGENHVAIDLITTKVATYLK; encoded by the coding sequence ATGACGAAAAACAAGCCGATTATAATAGGTGTGACTGGTGGTTCTGGTAGTGGTAAAACCAGTGTGAGTCGAGCGATATTCAATAATTTTCCGGATCACTCCATTATGATGCTTGAACAGGATTCTTATTATAAAGATCAAAGCCATTTAGCATTTGAAGAACGGCTAAATACTAACTATGACCATCCTTTTGCTTTTGATACCGATCTATTGATCGAGCATTTGGAAAAACTGCTGCATTATGAAGCGATCGAAAAGCCAGTCTATGACTATGTTGCCCATACTCGGAGCACTGCGACAGTGATCCAAGAACCTAAAGAAGTCATTATTTTAGAAGGCATCTTGATTCTAGAAGATGAGCGTTTACGTGACTTGATGGATATAAAAATCTATGTGGATACGGATGATGATATCCGAATCATCCGCCGAATCAAACGAGACATGGAAGAACGCGGACGAACATTGGATTCAGTTATTGAACAATATCTGTCAGTCGTAAAACCGATGTATCATCAATTTATCGAACCGACAAAACGTTACGCTGACATCATCGTGCCAGAAGGCGGCGAAAATCATGTAGCGATCGATTTAATCACTACAAAAGTCGCGACTTATCTTAAATAG
- a CDS encoding GntR family transcriptional regulator, LSA1692 subfamily has product MKNKTIFLDIANELHKRINEGVYVTSQKLPSEYDLAEEFGVSRLTIRKAIDSLISQNILVKEKGKGTYVMKQPKIASGLGGLYGFTEAAKRQGKRSKTKIIECTIADQMPDKVKQAFGKYADEKMIHLVRQRFLEDEPMTVEDIYVLQRYVSESSIEQLEEQSLFSEIEKNIEIGYSHQEVEAILVTEDLSRLLDVEVGQPLLLVHSLTYSPSAKPILYDTSFYRADKYTFKHTLQRKH; this is encoded by the coding sequence ATGAAGAACAAAACGATTTTTTTAGATATTGCCAATGAATTGCATAAACGGATTAATGAAGGAGTATACGTGACTAGCCAGAAACTACCATCTGAATATGATCTTGCTGAAGAATTTGGAGTCAGCCGTTTGACGATACGTAAAGCAATCGATTCCCTGATCAGTCAGAACATCTTAGTGAAAGAAAAAGGAAAAGGAACCTATGTTATGAAACAACCTAAAATCGCCAGTGGTTTGGGAGGATTATATGGGTTTACCGAAGCTGCTAAAAGACAAGGCAAACGTTCGAAAACTAAGATCATCGAATGCACCATAGCAGATCAGATGCCGGACAAGGTCAAACAAGCCTTTGGAAAGTATGCAGATGAAAAGATGATCCATTTGGTTCGCCAGCGTTTTTTAGAAGACGAGCCGATGACTGTAGAAGACATTTATGTCCTGCAACGTTACGTGTCAGAGTCGTCTATCGAACAGCTGGAAGAACAATCTTTATTTTCCGAGATCGAAAAAAATATCGAAATCGGCTATTCTCATCAAGAAGTCGAAGCTATCTTGGTGACAGAGGATTTGAGCAGGTTGTTGGATGTAGAAGTGGGTCAGCCATTACTATTGGTTCATTCCCTGACGTATTCCCCTTCTGCAAAACCGATTTTATATGATACTTCTTTCTATCGAGCGGACAAATACACATTTAAACATACATTACAGCGCAAACATTAA